The following proteins are co-located in the Choristoneura fumiferana chromosome 23, NRCan_CFum_1, whole genome shotgun sequence genome:
- the LOC141441038 gene encoding uncharacterized protein, whose product MSPKCPVPPLQEITLSLVARQLIHALSRVTADEDVAMLFAMVSSYYEQMGATSDIFQDLINLILSSEYLDPSIRFFTMRLLLRENVKSLATGMFPCPYYRKVLELIIEQGHHLTSLNLKGVWVKDDHLELMYHLIKNLTNLTTLNIPYIANDEVLKFIGEHNKVLKLLDVSGETDITEIGIDAMLNGNPQLVQSLTVVNIGMYGEENIDHTDVALLIRRLPNLTNLGSYSFVGKSLYYIYNNDCPPDFKTKLQYVHDAQTNMRMMRAIVALCPMLETIYLEEPDPGVLALIKDFKEINKIKLNKFQCHELHQLLDKIGYKIITLMLSGSLGSFNFTRIAETCRNLESLEFYQIQTATHEEEIPFTKLEHIEIIQGNLSNSLLKYLMCGSPNLKKIIIGDEIKLDDNDMSRMLRRYKFEHLEGIWFPNAPRLTRDTVELLMECCPKLQSLGQLSGWRFTPDDMMLMRAIIASTNIDLVLSPLGIFQQGN is encoded by the exons atgtcgcCAAAGTGTCCTGTTCCGCCGCTCCAAGAGATTACGCTGTCTCTAGTAGCCCGGCAGCTCATTCACGCGCTGTCTCGCGTTACAGCCGACGAGGATGTGGCTATGCTTTTCGCAATGGTCTCATCTTACTACGAACAAATGGGAGCCACCAGCGATATCTTCCAAGATCTCATAAACTTAATACTAAGCTCCGAATACTTGGACCCCTCCATAAGATTCTTCACGATGCGGCTCCTACTCAGAGAGAACGTCAAGAGTCTCGCCACTGGCATGTTCCCTTGCCCGTATTATAGGAAAGTCCTTGAGCTCATTATCGAGCAAGGGCACCACCTGACGTCACTAAACTTAAAAGGAGTTTGGGTGAAAGATGATCACTTAGAACTTATGTATCATCTCATTAAGAATCTTACAAATCTGACTACGTTAAATATCCCTTATATCGCCAATGATGAAGTTCTCAAGTTTATTGGTGAACATAACAAAGTTTTGAAGCTGCTCGACGTCTCAGGAGAAACTGACATCACTGAAATAGGTATCGACGCGATGTTAAATGGCAATCCGCAGCTTGTGCAAAGTCTAACTGTAGTGAACATTGGAATGTATGGAGAAGAAAACATAGACCATACGGACGTAGCATTGTTGATACGACGGTTACCTAACCTCACAAATCTTGGCAGCTACTCGTTCGTCGGCAAATCCCTTTATTACATCTACAACAATGACTGTCCTCCAGACTTCAAAACAAAACTACAATACGTGCACGACGCCCAAACGAACATGCGGATGATGAGAGCGATTGTAGCTCTCTGTCCAATGCTAGAAACCATTTATTTAGAAGAACCAGATCCAGGAGTACTCGCGTTAATAAAAGACTTTAAAGaaatcaacaaaattaaactgaaCAAATTTCAGTGTCACGAATTGCATCAGTTACTCGACAAGATTGGATACAAAATAATCACGCTCATGCTTTCTGGGTCTCTAGGCTCGTTTAATTTCACTAGGATAGCTGAAACCTGCAGGAACTTGGAAAGCCTGGAGTTTTACCAGATACAGACGGCGACCCATGAGGAAGAGATACCGTTTACGAAGTTGGAGCACATTGAAATCATCCAGGGGAATCTGTCGAATTCTTTACTAAAGTACCTGATGTGTGGCAGCCCTAATCttaagaaaattattattggCGACGAGATAAAGCTGGATGACAATGACATGTCACG AATGCTCCGCCGCTACAAGTTCGAGCATCTTGAAGGCATCTGGTTCCCCAACGCGCCCAGACTCACACGAGACACCGTGGAACTCCTCATGGAATGCTGTCCCAAGCTCCAAAGCCTTGGCCAGCTCAGCGGATGGAGGTTCACTCCGGATGACATGATGCTCATGCGAGCTATCATTGCGAGCACTAACATAGACCTGGTGTTGTCGCCACTCGGGATATTCCAGCAAGGGAATTAA